From the genome of Sphingomonas sp. HMP6, one region includes:
- the cyoC gene encoding cytochrome o ubiquinol oxidase subunit III, with protein MNAQTHEDFGGATPVFYDLDEHDHPAGGSTALGFWMYLMSDCLIFAILFACYAVLGHSYAGGPGPKQLFELPLVALNTAMLLLSSLTYGFAMLTLERKGASVRAVQGWLALTGLFGLAFLCIELYEFSHLIHEGAGPQRSAFLSSFFTLVGTHGLHVTFGLIWLVTLIVQLGTHGIGPDNKRRLMCLGMFWHFLDVIWIGVFTIVYLMGVLA; from the coding sequence ATGAACGCCCAGACGCACGAGGATTTCGGCGGCGCAACGCCGGTGTTCTACGACCTCGACGAGCACGATCACCCCGCCGGCGGCAGCACCGCGCTGGGCTTCTGGATGTATCTGATGAGCGACTGCCTCATCTTCGCGATCCTGTTCGCCTGTTATGCGGTGCTCGGCCATTCCTATGCCGGTGGGCCGGGGCCGAAGCAGTTGTTCGAGCTGCCGCTAGTCGCGCTCAACACCGCGATGCTGCTGCTGTCGTCGCTGACCTATGGTTTCGCGATGCTGACGCTAGAGCGCAAGGGCGCGAGCGTGCGCGCGGTGCAGGGCTGGTTGGCGCTTACCGGGCTGTTCGGTCTCGCCTTCCTTTGCATCGAGCTCTACGAATTTTCGCACCTGATCCATGAAGGTGCCGGGCCGCAGCGCAGCGCCTTCCTGTCGTCCTTCTTCACGCTGGTCGGTACGCATGGGCTGCACGTCACCTTCGGGCTGATCTGGCTGGTGACGCTGATCGTTCAGCTCGGGACGCACGGCATCGGACCCGACAATAAGCGCCGGCTGATGTGCCTCGGCATGTTCTGGCATTTCCTCGACGTCATCTGGATCGGCGTCTTCACCATCGTCTATCTCATGGGAGTGCTCGCATGA
- the istA gene encoding IS21 family transposase, with protein MRRVREMMRYRFEQELGYKAISLRVGAVPSTVRATLKRVADAGLRWPLDETLGDAALEASLYRDAGKKTGHRRCPEPDWAQVHRELKRKHVTLQVLWDEYIAEHPTGYRYSRFCDLYRGWAMKLPVTMRQNHAPGDKLFVDYAGDKIAVVIDRLTGEVRDAHIFVAVLGASSLTYAEGSWTETLPDWLAAHTRALAMFGGAPALFVPDNAKVAVIKACLYDPQVNRSYAEMAAHYDSTVLPTRPRRPRDKAKVEAAVLIVERWLFGRLRRRIFYSLAELNAAIAGLLAELNDRRVLRRVGQTRRQLFEEIDRPALKPLPAEPYVYAEWRRRRAGLDYHVEIERHYYSVPYRFAREPIEARITAATIELFHKGERIAAHMRGSGNGRHTTIPEHMPSSHRRFADWTVERIARDATAIGPCTALLCEKILVERRHPEQGFRACMGIMRMTRSFGAKRIEAACSRALDIGALTYGSVRSILDKNLDQIPSSPPVESPPVDHPNIRGSRYYH; from the coding sequence ATGCGACGTGTCCGCGAGATGATGAGATACCGGTTCGAACAGGAGCTGGGATACAAGGCGATATCGCTGCGCGTGGGTGCGGTGCCCTCGACGGTGCGGGCGACCTTGAAGCGTGTCGCGGATGCGGGACTGAGATGGCCGCTGGACGAGACGCTCGGCGATGCTGCGCTGGAGGCATCACTCTACCGCGATGCGGGCAAGAAGACCGGCCACCGCCGCTGTCCCGAACCCGACTGGGCGCAAGTTCATCGCGAGCTGAAGCGCAAGCATGTCACGCTGCAGGTGTTGTGGGACGAGTATATCGCCGAGCATCCGACCGGCTATCGCTACAGCCGATTCTGCGACCTGTATCGCGGCTGGGCGATGAAGCTGCCGGTTACGATGCGTCAGAACCATGCGCCGGGTGACAAGCTGTTCGTCGATTATGCGGGCGACAAGATCGCGGTGGTGATCGACCGACTGACGGGCGAAGTGCGTGACGCGCATATCTTCGTGGCGGTGCTGGGGGCGTCCAGCCTGACCTATGCCGAGGGAAGCTGGACCGAGACGCTGCCCGACTGGCTGGCGGCGCACACGCGCGCGCTCGCAATGTTCGGCGGTGCGCCGGCGCTGTTCGTGCCCGACAATGCGAAGGTCGCGGTGATCAAGGCTTGTCTTTACGATCCGCAGGTCAACCGCAGCTATGCCGAGATGGCGGCGCATTACGACAGCACGGTGCTGCCGACGCGGCCGCGCCGCCCGCGCGATAAGGCAAAGGTCGAAGCTGCCGTGCTGATCGTCGAGCGCTGGCTGTTCGGACGCCTTCGGCGTCGGATCTTCTACAGCCTGGCCGAACTGAACGCCGCGATCGCCGGGTTGCTTGCCGAGTTGAACGATCGGCGCGTGCTGCGCCGGGTTGGGCAGACGCGTCGTCAGTTGTTCGAAGAGATCGACCGGCCCGCGCTGAAGCCGCTGCCAGCCGAGCCCTATGTCTACGCCGAATGGCGGCGCAGGCGCGCAGGACTCGATTATCACGTCGAGATCGAGCGGCATTATTACTCCGTCCCATACCGCTTCGCACGCGAGCCGATCGAAGCGCGGATCACCGCGGCGACCATCGAGCTGTTCCACAAGGGCGAGCGGATCGCCGCGCACATGCGCGGCTCGGGCAATGGCCGCCATACCACGATCCCGGAGCATATGCCCTCGTCGCACCGGCGCTTTGCCGACTGGACAGTAGAGCGGATCGCGCGCGATGCGACCGCGATCGGGCCATGTACGGCATTGCTGTGCGAGAAGATCCTCGTTGAACGGCGCCATCCCGAGCAGGGCTTCCGGGCCTGTATGGGCATCATGCGCATGACGCGCAGCTTCGGTGCCAAGCGGATCGAAGCGGCTTGTTCGCGCGCGCTCGATATCGGTGCGCTCACCTACGGCTCGGTCAGATCGATCCTCGACAAGAACCTCGACCAGATCCCGTCATCGCCTCCGGTTGAGAGCCCGCCGGTCGATCATCCCAACATCCGGGGCTCACGCTATTATCACTGA
- a CDS encoding helix-turn-helix domain-containing protein, which produces MPTPHNPPAAVRRALRKLGADIHDARRRRRLPMAVVAERAFTSRSTLQKVEAGDTNVSIGIYAGVLQALGLLDGLGQIADIGNDPVGQALASAELPKHVHLKRTVGSSSDG; this is translated from the coding sequence ATGCCTACACCACATAATCCTCCCGCCGCTGTGCGGCGCGCCCTGCGCAAGCTCGGTGCGGACATCCACGATGCACGTCGGCGTCGGCGGCTGCCGATGGCTGTCGTCGCGGAACGCGCCTTCACGTCCCGCTCGACCCTGCAAAAGGTCGAGGCTGGGGACACCAATGTCAGCATCGGCATTTATGCGGGCGTCCTTCAGGCGCTCGGCCTGCTCGACGGTCTGGGCCAGATCGCCGACATCGGCAACGACCCGGTTGGACAAGCGCTGGCCAGCGCGGAACTACCCAAGCACGTCCACCTCAAGCGAACAGTCGGATCATCTAGCGATGGCTGA
- a CDS encoding type II toxin-antitoxin system HipA family toxin — MADFEAHIDLDGRTRPIGLARSNRVRGTETILFEYDAAWLVDPDRFSLEPALALTRGAFAPPAGLVTFGSIGDSAPDTWGRRLMQRAERRLAERESRAVRTLAESDYLLGVADETRLGALRFRWAGEETFQAPIRAGVPALIELGRLLQITERILRDEETDEDLQLIFAPGSSLGGARPKASVIDQHGHLSIAKFPKETDEYSMETWEEIALRLADQAGITTPHHELIEVAGKAVMLSRRFDRAGPIRIPFLSAMAMMGAKDGERGSYPEIVDALTQHGAQGKTDAHALYRRVVFNVLISNVDDHLRNHGFLWLGKAGWSLSPAYDLNPVPTDLKARVLTTNIDLDEGTCSLDLLEAASEFFGLTLLQARAIVKEVATVTATWRETAKTAGARSAEITRMASAFEHDDLKRALAL; from the coding sequence ATGGCTGATTTCGAGGCACATATCGACCTGGACGGCCGCACGCGCCCTATCGGCCTGGCGAGGAGCAATCGCGTCCGAGGCACGGAGACTATCCTTTTCGAATATGATGCCGCGTGGCTCGTTGATCCCGACCGGTTCTCGCTCGAGCCTGCCCTTGCCCTGACCCGTGGTGCCTTCGCCCCTCCTGCCGGACTGGTGACTTTCGGCTCCATCGGAGACTCCGCGCCCGACACATGGGGCCGCCGCCTGATGCAGCGGGCCGAGCGCCGTCTTGCCGAACGCGAAAGCCGCGCCGTGCGCACCCTGGCGGAAAGCGATTACCTGCTCGGCGTCGCCGACGAGACCCGCCTAGGCGCACTCCGATTCCGCTGGGCAGGCGAAGAGACGTTTCAGGCGCCGATCCGCGCCGGTGTCCCCGCCCTGATCGAACTCGGGCGACTGCTCCAGATCACCGAGCGGATCCTCCGGGACGAGGAAACGGACGAGGACCTTCAACTCATCTTCGCCCCCGGCTCCTCCCTCGGCGGCGCGCGGCCGAAAGCGTCGGTCATCGACCAGCACGGACACCTCTCCATCGCCAAATTCCCGAAGGAGACCGACGAATACAGCATGGAGACGTGGGAGGAGATTGCGCTGCGGCTGGCTGACCAGGCCGGCATCACCACCCCTCACCATGAGCTGATTGAGGTCGCCGGCAAGGCGGTGATGCTATCGCGGCGCTTCGATCGCGCCGGCCCGATCCGCATTCCTTTCCTGTCAGCGATGGCGATGATGGGCGCCAAGGACGGTGAGCGCGGCAGCTACCCGGAGATCGTCGATGCTCTTACGCAACATGGTGCGCAGGGGAAGACGGACGCTCATGCCCTATATCGGCGCGTCGTCTTCAACGTGCTGATTTCCAATGTCGACGATCATCTGCGTAACCATGGTTTCCTTTGGCTCGGCAAGGCAGGATGGTCTCTTTCTCCGGCCTATGACCTCAATCCTGTGCCCACCGACCTCAAGGCGCGTGTGCTGACGACGAACATCGACCTCGACGAGGGCACCTGCTCGCTTGACCTGCTTGAGGCGGCTTCGGAGTTCTTCGGCCTCACACTGCTGCAGGCCAGAGCAATCGTCAAAGAGGTCGCGACCGTGACCGCGACGTGGCGTGAAACCGCCAAGACGGCCGGCGCCCGCTCTGCAGAGATTACCCGGATGGCCAGCGCCTTTGAGCACGATGATCTCAAGCGGGCGCTGGCGCTATGA
- a CDS encoding ATP-binding protein: MMPTAPPAIDTTGRDNMRQLVNLRWLAVIGQCATILIVQFVMGVALPILPMLGVVAALVLLNIFSMWQLPRRATISNGRLFASLLVDVAALTALLYQSGGATNPFISLFLLQVVLGAVLLDTWSSWALVATTSAAFVFLIERHLPLALPPRVVSGWANLYVIGALLCFGLVAVLLVAFVTRINRNLRARDARLATMRQHAAEEDHIVRMGLLASGAAHELGTPLASLAVIINDWRRMPALTANPALLEEIDEMQTAIARCKTIVSGILAAAGEARGEHPSVTTVHAFFDGVVADWRAQHGEDALDYENRFGDDIAIVSDTALGQVIRNVLDNALEACGQPVWLQVRRENTALALDIRDHGPGFSDDMLANFGQPYRSTKARQGGGLGLFLVVNAMRKLGGTVSAANHPEGGAVISLRLPLATLQWSAR, from the coding sequence ATGATGCCCACGGCCCCGCCCGCGATCGACACCACCGGGCGCGACAATATGCGCCAGCTCGTCAATCTGCGCTGGCTCGCGGTGATCGGGCAATGCGCGACGATCTTGATCGTCCAGTTCGTGATGGGCGTTGCACTACCAATACTGCCGATGCTCGGTGTGGTCGCGGCGCTGGTGCTGCTCAACATCTTCAGCATGTGGCAATTGCCGCGCCGCGCGACGATTTCGAACGGCAGACTGTTCGCCAGCCTGCTGGTCGATGTCGCGGCACTGACCGCATTACTGTATCAAAGCGGCGGCGCGACCAACCCGTTCATCTCGCTCTTTCTCCTGCAGGTTGTGCTCGGCGCGGTGCTGCTCGATACGTGGTCGAGTTGGGCGCTGGTTGCGACGACAAGTGCTGCCTTCGTGTTCCTGATCGAACGCCATTTGCCGCTTGCGCTGCCACCACGCGTCGTATCTGGCTGGGCCAATTTGTATGTCATTGGCGCGCTTCTATGCTTCGGGTTGGTCGCGGTGTTGCTGGTGGCATTCGTTACGCGGATCAACCGGAACCTGCGCGCGCGTGACGCACGGCTCGCGACGATGCGGCAACACGCGGCGGAGGAGGACCATATCGTGCGCATGGGCCTGCTCGCCTCGGGCGCGGCGCATGAATTGGGAACGCCGCTCGCATCGCTCGCCGTGATCATCAACGATTGGCGCAGGATGCCTGCCTTGACCGCCAATCCCGCGCTCCTTGAGGAAATTGACGAAATGCAGACGGCCATCGCGCGCTGCAAGACGATCGTTTCGGGGATCCTTGCCGCAGCCGGCGAGGCGCGTGGCGAGCACCCGTCGGTGACGACCGTCCACGCGTTTTTCGACGGTGTTGTCGCCGACTGGCGCGCGCAGCATGGCGAAGACGCGCTGGACTACGAAAACCGCTTCGGCGACGATATCGCGATTGTCTCGGACACCGCGCTCGGCCAGGTGATCCGCAATGTGCTCGACAATGCGCTGGAGGCCTGCGGTCAGCCCGTGTGGCTTCAGGTCAGGCGCGAGAACACCGCGCTTGCCCTCGATATCCGCGACCACGGCCCTGGCTTTAGCGACGACATGCTTGCCAATTTCGGCCAGCCCTACCGCTCCACCAAGGCACGGCAGGGGGGCGGCCTGGGGCTGTTCCTGGTCGTCAACGCGATGCGCAAGCTCGGCGGCACGGTCTCGGCGGCGAATCATCCCGAAGGCGGCGCGGTGATCTCGTTACGGCTGCCGCTGGCGACGCTGCAATGGAGCGCGCGATGA
- a CDS encoding response regulator transcription factor, producing MTLPFLLIVEDDVAFARTLSRSFERRGYEVAVAPDLATVEGVMAERLPEFAVVDLKLGAASGLICVAAIHARAPAATIVVLTGYASIATAVEAIKLGAANYLPKPSNTDDILAAFAKAEGDADVPVVGRSTSIKTLEWEHIHQTLADTGFNISEAARRLGMHRRTLARKLEKQQIK from the coding sequence ATGACCTTGCCGTTTCTGCTGATCGTCGAGGACGATGTCGCCTTTGCGCGGACACTCAGCCGATCGTTCGAACGCCGCGGCTACGAAGTGGCGGTGGCGCCGGATCTCGCGACGGTCGAAGGCGTGATGGCGGAGCGACTGCCTGAATTCGCGGTGGTCGATCTCAAGCTCGGGGCGGCCTCCGGCCTAATCTGCGTCGCCGCGATTCATGCACGTGCGCCCGCCGCGACGATCGTCGTGCTGACCGGCTATGCCAGCATCGCCACCGCGGTCGAGGCGATCAAGCTTGGCGCTGCCAATTACTTGCCCAAGCCTTCGAACACAGACGATATCCTTGCCGCCTTTGCCAAGGCCGAGGGCGATGCCGACGTACCCGTTGTCGGCCGCTCAACCTCGATCAAGACGCTCGAGTGGGAACATATTCATCAAACGCTGGCTGACACCGGGTTCAATATTTCGGAGGCGGCACGGCGACTCGGGATGCATCGCCGCACGCTCGCACGCAAGTTGGAAAAGCAGCAGATCAAGTGA
- the cyoB gene encoding cytochrome o ubiquinol oxidase subunit I → MMPPMDHPTPPVSPIFGRLTIDSLPLHEPIVLVTVVAIAIGGLALLALITKYRVWGVLWHDWLTSVDHKKIGIMYIILGLVMFVRGFSDALMMRAQQAMAFGDNAGYLPPDHYNQIFTAHGVIMIFFVAMPLVAGLMNFVVPLQIGARDVSFPYLNNVSFWMTAAGAAITMISLFVGNYARTGWLAMPPLSGVVASPDVGVDYYIWGLQVAGIGTLLSGVNLIATIVKMRAPGMTLMKMPIFCWTALCTNTLIVAAFPVLTAVLALLSLDRYVGMQFFTNGLGGNPMMYVNLIWIWGHPEVYILILPAFGVYSEIVATFSSKRIFGYTSMVYATVVITILAYLVWLHHFFTMGSGASVNSFFAITTMIISIPTGAKIFNWLFTMYRGRIRYELPMMWTLAFMLTFTIGGMTGVLLAVPPADFVLHNSLFLVAHFHNVIIGGTLFGMFAGINYWWPKAFGFKLDRVWGKRSFWLWVSGFWCAFAPLYALGLMGVTRRLSHFDDTAYQPFFAVAAFGAVLIALGIACMAVQIIVSIRNREALRDVTGDPWDGRTLEWSTSSPPPDYNFAFTPVVYDNDAWWDMKQRGAVRPTEGFRAIHMPKNTGTGVILAALSVAFGFAMIWYIWWLAAVSLVGLFVVTIGHSFFYKRDFHIPVEDVMRIENARTRQLATEGVAA, encoded by the coding sequence ATGATGCCGCCGATGGACCATCCTACCCCGCCGGTCAGCCCTATTTTCGGGCGTCTTACGATCGACTCGCTTCCGCTGCACGAACCGATCGTGCTGGTGACCGTCGTTGCCATCGCGATCGGCGGCCTCGCGTTGCTCGCCTTGATCACCAAATATCGCGTCTGGGGCGTGCTGTGGCACGATTGGTTGACCAGCGTCGATCATAAGAAGATCGGCATCATGTACATCATCCTCGGGCTGGTGATGTTCGTGCGCGGGTTTTCCGACGCGCTGATGATGCGCGCGCAGCAGGCGATGGCGTTCGGTGACAATGCCGGATACCTCCCGCCCGACCATTATAACCAGATCTTCACCGCGCACGGCGTGATCATGATCTTCTTCGTGGCGATGCCGCTGGTCGCGGGGCTGATGAACTTCGTCGTGCCGCTGCAGATCGGCGCGCGCGACGTGTCGTTCCCCTATCTCAACAACGTCAGCTTCTGGATGACCGCGGCGGGTGCCGCGATCACGATGATTTCGCTGTTCGTCGGCAATTATGCGCGCACCGGCTGGCTGGCGATGCCGCCGCTATCGGGTGTGGTGGCAAGCCCCGACGTGGGGGTCGATTATTATATCTGGGGGTTGCAGGTGGCGGGCATCGGCACCTTGCTGTCGGGCGTCAATTTGATCGCGACGATCGTCAAGATGCGCGCGCCGGGCATGACGCTGATGAAGATGCCGATCTTCTGCTGGACTGCGCTGTGCACCAACACGCTGATCGTCGCCGCTTTCCCGGTGCTAACGGCCGTGCTCGCCTTGCTCTCGCTCGACCGCTATGTCGGGATGCAGTTCTTCACCAACGGCCTTGGTGGCAATCCGATGATGTACGTCAACCTCATCTGGATCTGGGGCCATCCGGAGGTCTATATCCTGATCCTGCCCGCTTTTGGCGTCTATTCCGAAATTGTCGCCACCTTCTCGAGCAAGCGCATCTTCGGCTATACCTCGATGGTGTACGCCACCGTGGTCATCACCATTCTCGCCTACCTCGTTTGGCTGCATCACTTCTTCACGATGGGGTCGGGTGCCAGCGTCAATTCGTTCTTCGCCATTACGACGATGATCATCTCGATCCCGACCGGCGCGAAGATCTTCAACTGGCTGTTCACAATGTACCGCGGGCGGATCCGCTACGAGCTGCCGATGATGTGGACGCTCGCCTTCATGCTGACCTTCACGATCGGCGGGATGACGGGCGTGCTGCTGGCGGTGCCGCCGGCCGATTTCGTCCTGCACAATTCGTTGTTCCTGGTGGCGCATTTCCACAATGTCATCATCGGCGGCACGCTGTTCGGGATGTTCGCGGGCATCAATTACTGGTGGCCCAAGGCGTTCGGCTTCAAGCTTGACCGAGTGTGGGGCAAGCGCTCGTTCTGGCTGTGGGTATCGGGCTTCTGGTGCGCGTTTGCGCCGCTCTACGCGCTCGGCCTGATGGGGGTGACGCGGCGGTTGAGCCATTTCGACGATACCGCCTATCAGCCGTTCTTCGCGGTCGCCGCATTCGGCGCGGTGCTGATCGCGCTCGGCATCGCGTGCATGGCGGTTCAGATCATCGTCAGCATCCGCAACCGCGAGGCGCTGCGCGACGTGACCGGCGACCCGTGGGATGGCCGCACGCTCGAATGGTCGACCTCCTCGCCGCCGCCCGACTATAATTTCGCGTTCACGCCGGTGGTGTACGACAATGATGCGTGGTGGGACATGAAGCAGCGCGGCGCGGTGCGCCCGACGGAGGGCTTCCGGGCAATCCACATGCCCAAGAACACCGGAACGGGCGTCATCCTCGCCGCGCTGAGCGTCGCCTTCGGCTTCGCAATGATCTGGTACATCTGGTGGCTCGCCGCCGTGAGCCTGGTCGGCCTGTTCGTGGTCACGATCGGCCATTCGTTCTTCTACAAGCGGGATTTCCACATCCCGGTCGAGGATGTCATGCGCATCGAGAATGCCCGGACTCGCCAGCTCGCCACCGAAGGCGTTGCGGCATGA
- a CDS encoding SURF1 family protein: MTRTPATSALLAVVAGVLCAGLIGLGVWQIERLAWKRALIAQVDTRVRAAPVAAPGPAQWAAITAERDAYRHIVARGRYRDDHATLVQAVTERGPGFWVMTPLVIDRGFTVLVNRGFVAGRGAIPPGGAAAVTGLLRLSEPGGAFLRRNDPAGDRWFSRDVAAIAAARHAGAVAPYFIDADAVPGAAANAPVGGLTVIRFTNNHLVYAITWFILAAMAAAGAVVLLREARRI; the protein is encoded by the coding sequence ATGACCCGAACGCCCGCGACGAGCGCGCTGTTGGCGGTCGTCGCGGGTGTGCTGTGTGCCGGGCTGATCGGGCTCGGCGTCTGGCAGATCGAGCGCTTGGCGTGGAAGCGCGCGCTGATCGCGCAAGTCGATACGCGGGTGCGGGCCGCGCCGGTGGCGGCACCGGGGCCGGCGCAATGGGCAGCGATAACCGCCGAGCGCGACGCCTACCGCCACATCGTCGCGCGCGGCCGCTACCGCGACGACCACGCAACTTTGGTCCAGGCGGTGACCGAGCGCGGTCCCGGTTTCTGGGTGATGACCCCGCTCGTCATCGATCGCGGCTTCACCGTGCTGGTCAATCGCGGTTTCGTCGCGGGCCGGGGCGCGATCCCCCCGGGCGGGGCGGCGGCAGTGACCGGGCTTTTGCGCCTGTCCGAACCCGGCGGCGCTTTTCTCCGCCGCAACGATCCCGCCGGCGACCGCTGGTTTTCGCGCGATGTCGCCGCGATCGCCGCCGCGCGCCACGCCGGAGCGGTCGCCCCCTATTTCATCGATGCCGACGCCGTACCCGGCGCAGCGGCGAACGCCCCGGTCGGCGGCCTGACCGTGATACGCTTCACCAACAATCACCTCGTTTACGCGATCACCTGGTTTATCCTGGCGGCGATGGCCGCAGCGGGTGCCGTCGTGCTGCTGCGCGAGGCTCGCCGCATATGA
- the cyoD gene encoding cytochrome o ubiquinol oxidase subunit IV → MSADTLTPAAAHDDHAGHDDTGPHGTLRGYLIGFVLSVVLTAIPFALVMSGYLDPTSTAIIVLGMALVQIVVHMVFFLHMTTRAEGGWSFLALMFTLVVVIVTLAGSIWVMYHMNANMMPMSPAAMSQQ, encoded by the coding sequence ATGAGCGCCGATACGCTGACCCCCGCCGCCGCGCATGACGACCATGCCGGCCATGACGACACTGGGCCGCACGGCACGCTGCGGGGGTATCTGATCGGCTTCGTCCTGTCGGTGGTGCTGACCGCGATCCCGTTCGCTTTGGTGATGAGCGGATATCTGGACCCGACGTCGACCGCGATCATCGTGCTCGGCATGGCGCTGGTCCAAATCGTCGTCCACATGGTCTTCTTCCTCCACATGACGACGCGGGCGGAGGGCGGCTGGTCGTTCCTCGCGCTGATGTTCACGCTGGTGGTCGTCATCGTCACGCTGGCGGGGTCGATCTGGGTGATGTATCACATGAACGCCAACATGATGCCGATGAGCCCCGCCGCAATGAGCCAGCAATGA
- the istB gene encoding IS21-like element helper ATPase IstB, with product MLAHPTLDRLNEMGLAGMARAFDELATNAEADRLTHPEWLALLLDREWGVRHDRKLAARLRFAKLRHQASPEDIDYRKPRGLDRALVVKLVVGDWIAAHDNLVITGPTGVGKSWLACALGHKACRDDRSVLYQRVPKLFTSLALARGDGRHERLLRKLGGVQLLILDDWGLEPLDALARHDLLEILEERYGRRSTIVTSQLPIASWHQVIADPTYADAILDRLVHNAHRLDLDGDSMRRAKTSQIA from the coding sequence ATGCTCGCACATCCGACGCTTGATCGGCTGAACGAAATGGGCCTGGCCGGTATGGCCAGGGCGTTCGACGAACTTGCCACCAATGCCGAAGCGGATCGGCTTACCCATCCCGAATGGCTGGCACTCCTCCTCGATCGCGAATGGGGCGTCCGTCACGATCGCAAGCTTGCCGCCAGGCTGCGGTTCGCCAAGCTGCGCCATCAGGCCTCGCCCGAGGACATCGATTATCGCAAACCCCGCGGGCTCGACCGCGCGCTGGTCGTGAAGCTCGTGGTCGGCGACTGGATCGCCGCCCACGACAATCTGGTCATCACCGGACCCACCGGGGTCGGTAAGAGCTGGCTTGCCTGCGCGCTTGGTCACAAGGCCTGCCGCGACGATCGCTCGGTGCTCTATCAGCGCGTCCCCAAGCTGTTCACCAGCCTCGCGCTTGCCCGCGGGGATGGTCGTCACGAACGCTTGCTGCGAAAGCTCGGCGGCGTGCAGCTACTCATCCTCGACGACTGGGGCCTGGAGCCGCTCGACGCACTCGCGCGCCACGATCTGCTCGAGATCCTCGAAGAACGCTACGGGCGGCGCTCGACGATCGTTACCAGCCAGCTGCCCATCGCCAGTTGGCATCAGGTGATCGCGGATCCGACCTATGCCGACGCGATCCTCGATCGCCTCGTCCACAACGCCCATCGGCTCGACCTCGATGGCGATAGCATGCGGCGTGCGAAAACCAGCCAGATCGCTTGA
- the cyoA gene encoding ubiquinol oxidase subunit II codes for MPIPLLSRSALRSIALLAVPVLVSGCSAVVLDPAGDVAAQQGNLVVLSTALMLLIIVPVLALIALFAWRYRHTNTGATYTPDWHHSTALELVIWAAPLLIIICLGAVTWTSTHLLDPYRPIGRIDAKRPISATAKPLRVQVVALDWKWLFIYPEYGIATVNELAAPLDRPIEFELTASNVMNAFYVPNLAGQIYAMPGMTTKLNAVVNRPGNFTGFSSNFSGEGFSGMHFRFHALPERGFDGWVQRIRAGGGALDRAGYLKLAKPSADAPVMRFAAVAPGLFDAAANRCVAPGETCMRDMMMADAGGMPAMAPHAAGQHSADQHSGDQHSTEMSAMPTPANPPVTRAAPSKATAKNSADDTARLTGAGLPMPGVQRTN; via the coding sequence ATGCCTATCCCCCTGCTTTCGCGTAGCGCGCTCCGGTCGATTGCCCTGCTGGCTGTCCCCGTCCTTGTTTCCGGGTGCAGCGCGGTCGTGCTCGATCCGGCGGGCGATGTCGCGGCACAACAGGGCAACCTCGTGGTGCTCTCGACCGCGTTGATGCTGCTGATCATCGTGCCGGTCCTGGCGCTGATCGCGCTGTTCGCGTGGCGCTACCGCCACACCAATACCGGCGCGACCTACACGCCCGACTGGCATCATTCGACCGCGCTGGAGCTGGTGATCTGGGCGGCTCCGCTGCTGATCATCATCTGCCTTGGCGCGGTGACATGGACGAGCACGCATTTGCTTGATCCGTACCGCCCGATCGGGCGGATCGACGCGAAGCGCCCGATCTCCGCGACCGCCAAGCCGCTGCGTGTGCAAGTCGTCGCGCTCGACTGGAAATGGCTGTTCATCTACCCCGAATACGGAATCGCCACGGTCAACGAACTGGCAGCGCCGCTCGACCGCCCGATCGAATTCGAGCTGACCGCATCGAACGTGATGAACGCGTTCTACGTACCCAACCTCGCCGGGCAGATCTACGCGATGCCGGGGATGACGACCAAGCTCAACGCCGTCGTCAACCGTCCGGGCAATTTCACCGGCTTCTCGTCCAATTTCAGCGGCGAGGGCTTCTCGGGAATGCACTTCCGCTTCCATGCGTTGCCCGAGCGCGGCTTCGACGGCTGGGTCCAGCGGATTCGCGCCGGCGGCGGGGCGCTCGACCGCGCGGGGTATCTCAAGCTCGCCAAGCCCAGTGCCGACGCGCCGGTGATGCGTTTTGCCGCGGTCGCCCCCGGGCTGTTCGATGCCGCCGCTAATCGCTGCGTCGCGCCGGGCGAGACGTGCATGCGCGACATGATGATGGCCGATGCCGGCGGGATGCCCGCGATGGCGCCGCATGCGGCGGGCCAGCATTCAGCCGACCAGCATTCAGGCGACCAGCACTCAACCGAGATGTCGGCAATGCCCACGCCGGCCAACCCACCCGTCACCAGGGCTGCGCCGAGCAAGGCGACCGCCAAGAATTCCGCCGACGACACCGCGCGCCTGACCGGTGCCGGCCTGCCGATGCCCGGCGTGCAGAGGACCAACTGA